From one Lotus japonicus ecotype B-129 chromosome 3, LjGifu_v1.2 genomic stretch:
- the LOC130744725 gene encoding uncharacterized protein LOC130744725, whose amino-acid sequence MVVSNGKGRVESLAVDEKVFTKLWATKAPSNALALSWKILNNRIPTKVELARRNALPEGLNTACVLCADSEESIAHLFLSCNISWRIWMQVYKWLGMSMVLTNSVSQHFLHHVIPGINGRGSKAASLIWVATVGVIWNLRNGVVFRGVSVDTARILDSIQFRTWLWLKANNSSFGVSVYEWIENPRVMFIARRDVIGIVNLLFVGAASLVIPVSSNNDINVLNQSPVFNEVLSGNAPMVNFSVNGTMYNMGYYLADGIYPP is encoded by the exons atggtagtatctaatggGAAG GGTAGGGTCGAATCCTTAGCAGTGGACGAAAAAGTGTTTACCAAACTGTGGGCAACAAAAGCTCCTTCCAATGCGTTGGCTCTTTCATGGAAGATTTTGAATAACAGGATTCCAACCAAGGTGGAACTAGCAAGGCGTAACGCTTTACCAGAAGGATTGAATACAGCCTGTGTCTTGTGTGCTGACAGTGAGGAATCTATTGCTCATTTATTTCTGTCTTGCAATATATCTTGGAGGATTTGGATGCAAGTTTATAAGTGGTTGGGCATGTCAATGGTTCTCACTAATTCTGTAAGTCAACACTTTCTACATCATGTGATTCCGGGTATTAATGGTAGAGGAAGTAAGGCTGCCTCACTTATTTGGGTAGCCACTGTTGGTGTCATTTGGAATTTAAGAAATGGTGTGGTTTTTAGAGGGGTTTCAGTAGACACCGCAAGAATCCTAGACAGTATTCAATTCAGAACCTGGTTGTGGCTCAAGGCGAACAATTCATCATTTGGGGTGTCAGTTTATGAGTGGATTGAAAACCCAAGA GTCATGTTTATTGCAAGGAGGGATGTTATTGGAATTGTTAATTTACTCTTCGTGGGGGCAGCTAGCTTGGTGATTCCTGTCA gTTCTAACAATGACATTAATGTGCTAAATCAATCTCCGGTTTTCAATGAGGTTTTGAGTGGAAATGCTCCCATGGTGAACTTTAGCGTGAATGGAACAATGTATAACATGGGATACTATCTAGCAGACGGTATCTATCCCCCATGA